AATGCCGCGAAGCGCCGGTAGGTAGCGAAGGCGCCGAGGCTGAGGCGGCCATTGGCGATCACTACCGGCACCCCGCGAGTCGCGCAGGCATGCAATAGATTCGGCCACAGCTCGGTTTCGGCGATGATCGCCAGCGCCGGCTGCAGGCGCTCGACGAAGCGCCGGGCGGCACCGGGAAAGTCCAGCGGCAGGAAGTGATGGCGCACCGCGTCGCCGAACAGCGTCTCGATGCGTTCGGCGCCGGTCGCGGTCATGGTGGTGATCACCAGCGCATGGTCGGCATGCTGCGCCAGCAGCGCGCGTATCAGCGGCGTGGCGGTGACCACTTCGCCGAGCGACGCCGCGTGCAACCAGATGCGCGGCCGCGCGTCGGTGCGTCGGGGAATCAGCCCGAGGCGTTCACCACGCGGGTGAGTGGGCGCTGACTCACGCCACACCAGGCGCCAGATCAGCGGCGCGGCAAGATACAGCACGCCGCTGTAGGCGAGCCGCGCCAGCCCGTGGCGGGAGGCCACACTCAGCGCTCGCGATCGAGGATGGTGGCGATCATCGCAGTGGTCGACACGCCGTCCTCGAAGCCCAGCACCTTGACCTCGCCGCCGTTGGCGATCACCGCCTCGCCGCCGGCGATCTCCTCGGGCCGGTAGTCGCCGCCCTTGACCAGTACGTCGGGCAGCACCGATTCGATCAGCCGGTCCGGTGTCTCTTCGCCGAAGGCGACCACCCAGTCGACGGCGGCGAGACTCGCCAGCACCTGCATGCGCCGCGCCAGGCTATTGATCGGCCGGCGCGGCCCCTTGAGTCGCGCCACCGAGGCGTCGTCGTTGACCGCGACGATCAGCCGGTCGCCGAGTCGCCGGGCCTGTTCGAGATAGGCGACGTGCCCGGCGTGCAGGATGTCGAAGCAGCCGTTGGTCATCACCACCCGCTCGCCGCGGGCCTGGGCGGCGCGCACCGCCTCGATCAGCGCCGCCGCCTCGATGGCGCCGAATTCGGCGAGCTTGTCACCATGCAGCGCGGTGTAGAGCTCGGCCACCGACAGCGTGGCGGTACCCGGCTTGGCGACCACCAGCCCGGCGGCGAGATTGGCCAGGGTCACCGCCTCGGGATAGGCATGGCCCGCGGCCAGCGCCAGCCCGAGCACGCCGATCACCGTGTCGCCGGCGCCGGTGACGTCGAACACCTCGCGGGCGTGGGTAGGCAGGTGCAGCGGCGCATGATCCGCGCGGATCAGCGTCATGCCGCGCTCGCTGCGGGTGATCAGCAATGCCTCCAGTTCGAGCTCGGCACGCAGCCGTTCGCCCTTGGCGGCCAGCTCGGCGTCGTCGCGGCAGACCCCGACCACCGCCTCGAACTCGCCCAGGTTGGGGGTGATCACGCTGGCGCCGCGATAACGCCGGAAGTCGCCGCCCTTGGGATCGACCAGCACCCGCTTGCCGCTGGCGCGGATCAGCGCGATCAATTCCTCGACGCGGCCCAGCGTGCCCTTGCCGTAATCGGAGAGGATCACCAAATCGCTGTCGGGCAGTGCAGCCTCGACCCGGTCGAGCATTTCGCCGGTATCGATGCCGGCCAGGCTGTCCTCGAAATCCAGGCGGATCAGCTGCTGGCTGCGACTCATCACCCGTAGCTTGGTGATCGTGGGTATCTGGGGGTTGCGCTGAAAGTGAGTGCTTACATCGGCATCTTCGAGCCGCGCGCTCAGCACGCTGGCGTTGTCGTCGTCGCCGACCAGCCCCGCCAACGCCACGTGGCCCCCCAGTGCGGCGATGTTGAGCGCGACGTTGGCGGCGCCGCCCGGGCGGTCCTCGCTTTCGCCGACGCGCACCACCGGCACCGGCGCCTCCGGCGAGATCCGCGAGGTGCCGCCATGCCAGTAGCGGTCGAGCATCACATCGCCCACCACCAGCAGGCGGGCCCGTTCGAGGGCGGTCAGGTCAAACTTCATCGCGCGGCTCCAGCGTCGGGTTGGGTCGGGGTAGCGCCAGGACCTGATCGACACGCGCGATCACGTCCTCGGCGCGAATCAGCGCCATGGCATCCGGATGACGGACCCGCTGCCCCCAGGGAAGCGTCTCCGGGTCCTTGTGCAGGTAACGGCGTACCGCGTCAGGGTAGCGATCGACGACGTAGTCGCGCCAACCGTAGGGCGCGGCGCGATCGGGGTTGGTGGTGGCGTAGAGCCCGACGGTGGGCGTGCCCAGGGCGTTGGCCATGTGCACCGGGCCGGAGTCCGGGGCGATCGCCAGCCGGGCCTGGTCGATCAGCGCCAGCAGGCCCTTGAGCGAGCTCGCGCCGATCGCGTCGATCACCGATTCGGCGGCGGCAAGCTGACGGATACGCT
The genomic region above belongs to Halomonas zincidurans B6 and contains:
- the hldE gene encoding bifunctional D-glycero-beta-D-manno-heptose-7-phosphate kinase/D-glycero-beta-D-manno-heptose 1-phosphate adenylyltransferase HldE, encoding MKFDLTALERARLLVVGDVMLDRYWHGGTSRISPEAPVPVVRVGESEDRPGGAANVALNIAALGGHVALAGLVGDDDNASVLSARLEDADVSTHFQRNPQIPTITKLRVMSRSQQLIRLDFEDSLAGIDTGEMLDRVEAALPDSDLVILSDYGKGTLGRVEELIALIRASGKRVLVDPKGGDFRRYRGASVITPNLGEFEAVVGVCRDDAELAAKGERLRAELELEALLITRSERGMTLIRADHAPLHLPTHAREVFDVTGAGDTVIGVLGLALAAGHAYPEAVTLANLAAGLVVAKPGTATLSVAELYTALHGDKLAEFGAIEAAALIEAVRAAQARGERVVMTNGCFDILHAGHVAYLEQARRLGDRLIVAVNDDASVARLKGPRRPINSLARRMQVLASLAAVDWVVAFGEETPDRLIESVLPDVLVKGGDYRPEEIAGGEAVIANGGEVKVLGFEDGVSTTAMIATILDRER